Proteins from a single region of Gasterosteus aculeatus chromosome Y, fGasAcu3.hap1.1, whole genome shotgun sequence:
- the LOC120812492 gene encoding matrix metalloproteinase-15-like isoform X2: MAPKQPWTRILITLSSLFSVAVCSTAAADALQEEEALNAEMVSFPLLQAWLRQFGYLSQASGQMSTMQSAQILSKAISDMQRVYGLDVTGQMDPATVAAMRRPRCGLPDRNLERMHGGTRKERYALTGQQWGKDHITYSIMNQQIPSSLGEERTYNAIRKAFDAWRRVTPLTFEELPAENRISINISQAELADVLLLFASGFHGDMSLFDGEGGSLAHAYYPGPGIGGDTHFDADEPWTLENQNPQGIDLFLVAVHELGHALGLEHSDNPNAIMAPFYKWIDTHNFTLHDDDIRGIQYLYGPPLLGDAPPTSPPVLDDEPRHDSPSSPSPPEDGPDPTPPRLPPPDSPGPTDGIPDPPEPSPSSTSPTPSPTDSQPQPVTPPIRKDVPLPPPPPPSPPRPPAPPRPPKLPDNQAPDICDGDFDTVTVLRGEMFVFKGRWFWRVQRNRVLDNYPMPISVFWNGLPSDIDAAYERHDGKFVFFKDDRFWVFREADVLPEYPQPLHQYGQGVPAHKIDTAIWWEPNEYTYFFSGDRYWRYDEETRTTDRDFPKPINRWGRIPSSPKGVFLSDDGAHTYFYKGTNYWRFDNRRTEAEKGYPRSFLRDFVGCVAAAHPQPDTDTEQGPKYKPVNPSDRGNDEHEEPDGAGDKNENPSSRPDGAEEEEEDKEVNVVVTVADNGSKVMTLIMVIVPLVLILCVLVLIYTILRNKETPGALVHCKRSLQDWV; the protein is encoded by the exons ATGGTCTCTTTCCCGTTATtacag GCTTGGCTTCGTCAATTCGGCTACCTGTCTCAGGCGAGCGGTCAGATGTCCACCATGCAGTCGGCTCAGATTCTGTCCAAAGCTATCAGCGACATGCAGCGCGTCTACGGCCTAGATGTGACGGGGCAGATGGACCCTGCTACTGTTGC ggccATGCGTCGGCCTCGCTGTGGCCTCCCAGACAGAAATCTGGAGAGGATGCATGGTGGCACGAGGAAAGAACGCTACGCTCTCACTGGACAGCAGTGGGGAAAAGATCACATCACCTACAG CATCATGAACCAGCAAATCCCCTCCTCTCTGGGCGAGGAGCGGACCTACAATGCCATCCGCAAGGCCTTTGACGCGTGGAGGCGGGTCACGCCGCTCACCTTTGAGGAGTTACCTGCTGAAAACCGCATCAGCATCAACATCAGCCAGGCAGAGCTGGCTGACGTCCTGTTGTTGTTTGCGtctggtttccatggtgacatGTCTTTGTTTGATGGCGAAGGAGGGTCGCTGGCCCACGCCTACTACCCCGGACCAGGGATCGGTGGGGATACGCACTTTGATGCCGATGAGCCTTGGACGCTAGAAAACCAAAACCCACAAG gtATAGACCTGTTCCTGGTGGCGGTCCATGAGCTCGGCCATGCTTTGGGCCTGGAGCACTCCGATAACCCCAATGCCATAATGGCTCCGTTCTACAAGTGGATTGACACACACAACTTCACCCTCCATGACGATGACATCAGAGGAATACAGTACCTATACG GCCCCCCCCTGCTCGGCGACGCTCCACCGACCTCTCCTCCGGTCCTCGACGACGAACCCAGACACGACTCCCCCagctccccttctcctcctgaaGATGGACCCGACCCAACTCCTCCCAGGCTCCCCCCACCCGATtcccccggcccgaccgacggCATTCCCGATCCCCCGGAGCCGAGTCCCAGTTCTACCTCACCCACGCCCTCCCCCACCGACTCACAGCCCCAACCCGTAACCCCACCTATTAGAAAGgatgtccccctccctcctcctcctcctccgtctcctcctcggccCCCTGCCCCTCCCCGACCCCCCAAGCTGCCGGACAACCAGGCCCCCGACATCTGTGACGGGGACTTTGATACGGTGACCGTGTTGAGAGGGGAGATGTTTGTCTTCAAG GGTCGCTGGTTCTGGCGCGTGCAGAGGAACCGGGTCCTGGATAACTACCCCATGCCGATATCTGTGTTCTGGAACGGCCTGCCTAGTGACATTGACGCGGCCTACGAGCGCCACGATGGCAAATTTGTCTTCTTTAAAG ATGATAGATTCTGGGTGTTCAGGGAGGCCGACGTGCTGCCCGAATACCCGCAGCCATTACACCAGTACGGACAAGGAGTTCCCGCTCATAAGATCGACACAGCAATCTGGTGGGAGCCCAACGAGTACACATACTTCTTCAGCGGAGACAG ATACTGGCGATACGACGAGGAGACCCGCACCACGGACCGGGACTTTCCCAAGCCAATCAACAGATGGGGCAGGATCCCTTCGTCACCTAAGGGGGTGTTCCTCAGCGATGACGGCG CTCACACCTACTTCTACAAAGGCACCAATTATTGGAGGTTTGACAATCGCAGGACGGAAGCGGAGAAAGGCTACCCTCGCTCCTTCCTGAGGGATTTCGTGGGATGTGTGGCAGCCGCCCACCCGCAGCCTGATACGGACACCGAGCAGGGACCCAAATACAAACCAGTCAACCCGTCAGACCGAGGCAACGACGAGCACGAAGAGCCCGACGGGGCCGGAGACAAGAACGAGAACCCGTCCTCCCGACCTGACGgcgcggaggaagaggaggaggataaagagGTGAACGTGGTGGTGACGGTGGCCGACAACGGATCAAAGGTCATGACTCTGATCATGGTGATTGTGCCTCTGGTCCTCATCCTGTGCGTCCTCGTCCTGATCTACACCATCCTCAGGAACAAAGAGACCCCGGGGGCCTTGGTGCACTGCAAACGTTCGTTGCAGGACTGGGTGTGA
- the LOC120812492 gene encoding matrix metalloproteinase-15-like isoform X1 has protein sequence MAPKQPWTRILITLSSLFSVAVCSTAAADALQEEEALNAEAWLRQFGYLSQASGQMSTMQSAQILSKAISDMQRVYGLDVTGQMDPATVAAMRRPRCGLPDRNLERMHGGTRKERYALTGQQWGKDHITYSIMNQQIPSSLGEERTYNAIRKAFDAWRRVTPLTFEELPAENRISINISQAELADVLLLFASGFHGDMSLFDGEGGSLAHAYYPGPGIGGDTHFDADEPWTLENQNPQGIDLFLVAVHELGHALGLEHSDNPNAIMAPFYKWIDTHNFTLHDDDIRGIQYLYGPPLLGDAPPTSPPVLDDEPRHDSPSSPSPPEDGPDPTPPRLPPPDSPGPTDGIPDPPEPSPSSTSPTPSPTDSQPQPVTPPIRKDVPLPPPPPPSPPRPPAPPRPPKLPDNQAPDICDGDFDTVTVLRGEMFVFKGRWFWRVQRNRVLDNYPMPISVFWNGLPSDIDAAYERHDGKFVFFKDDRFWVFREADVLPEYPQPLHQYGQGVPAHKIDTAIWWEPNEYTYFFSGDRYWRYDEETRTTDRDFPKPINRWGRIPSSPKGVFLSDDGAHTYFYKGTNYWRFDNRRTEAEKGYPRSFLRDFVGCVAAAHPQPDTDTEQGPKYKPVNPSDRGNDEHEEPDGAGDKNENPSSRPDGAEEEEEDKEVNVVVTVADNGSKVMTLIMVIVPLVLILCVLVLIYTILRNKETPGALVHCKRSLQDWV, from the exons GCTTGGCTTCGTCAATTCGGCTACCTGTCTCAGGCGAGCGGTCAGATGTCCACCATGCAGTCGGCTCAGATTCTGTCCAAAGCTATCAGCGACATGCAGCGCGTCTACGGCCTAGATGTGACGGGGCAGATGGACCCTGCTACTGTTGC ggccATGCGTCGGCCTCGCTGTGGCCTCCCAGACAGAAATCTGGAGAGGATGCATGGTGGCACGAGGAAAGAACGCTACGCTCTCACTGGACAGCAGTGGGGAAAAGATCACATCACCTACAG CATCATGAACCAGCAAATCCCCTCCTCTCTGGGCGAGGAGCGGACCTACAATGCCATCCGCAAGGCCTTTGACGCGTGGAGGCGGGTCACGCCGCTCACCTTTGAGGAGTTACCTGCTGAAAACCGCATCAGCATCAACATCAGCCAGGCAGAGCTGGCTGACGTCCTGTTGTTGTTTGCGtctggtttccatggtgacatGTCTTTGTTTGATGGCGAAGGAGGGTCGCTGGCCCACGCCTACTACCCCGGACCAGGGATCGGTGGGGATACGCACTTTGATGCCGATGAGCCTTGGACGCTAGAAAACCAAAACCCACAAG gtATAGACCTGTTCCTGGTGGCGGTCCATGAGCTCGGCCATGCTTTGGGCCTGGAGCACTCCGATAACCCCAATGCCATAATGGCTCCGTTCTACAAGTGGATTGACACACACAACTTCACCCTCCATGACGATGACATCAGAGGAATACAGTACCTATACG GCCCCCCCCTGCTCGGCGACGCTCCACCGACCTCTCCTCCGGTCCTCGACGACGAACCCAGACACGACTCCCCCagctccccttctcctcctgaaGATGGACCCGACCCAACTCCTCCCAGGCTCCCCCCACCCGATtcccccggcccgaccgacggCATTCCCGATCCCCCGGAGCCGAGTCCCAGTTCTACCTCACCCACGCCCTCCCCCACCGACTCACAGCCCCAACCCGTAACCCCACCTATTAGAAAGgatgtccccctccctcctcctcctcctccgtctcctcctcggccCCCTGCCCCTCCCCGACCCCCCAAGCTGCCGGACAACCAGGCCCCCGACATCTGTGACGGGGACTTTGATACGGTGACCGTGTTGAGAGGGGAGATGTTTGTCTTCAAG GGTCGCTGGTTCTGGCGCGTGCAGAGGAACCGGGTCCTGGATAACTACCCCATGCCGATATCTGTGTTCTGGAACGGCCTGCCTAGTGACATTGACGCGGCCTACGAGCGCCACGATGGCAAATTTGTCTTCTTTAAAG ATGATAGATTCTGGGTGTTCAGGGAGGCCGACGTGCTGCCCGAATACCCGCAGCCATTACACCAGTACGGACAAGGAGTTCCCGCTCATAAGATCGACACAGCAATCTGGTGGGAGCCCAACGAGTACACATACTTCTTCAGCGGAGACAG ATACTGGCGATACGACGAGGAGACCCGCACCACGGACCGGGACTTTCCCAAGCCAATCAACAGATGGGGCAGGATCCCTTCGTCACCTAAGGGGGTGTTCCTCAGCGATGACGGCG CTCACACCTACTTCTACAAAGGCACCAATTATTGGAGGTTTGACAATCGCAGGACGGAAGCGGAGAAAGGCTACCCTCGCTCCTTCCTGAGGGATTTCGTGGGATGTGTGGCAGCCGCCCACCCGCAGCCTGATACGGACACCGAGCAGGGACCCAAATACAAACCAGTCAACCCGTCAGACCGAGGCAACGACGAGCACGAAGAGCCCGACGGGGCCGGAGACAAGAACGAGAACCCGTCCTCCCGACCTGACGgcgcggaggaagaggaggaggataaagagGTGAACGTGGTGGTGACGGTGGCCGACAACGGATCAAAGGTCATGACTCTGATCATGGTGATTGTGCCTCTGGTCCTCATCCTGTGCGTCCTCGTCCTGATCTACACCATCCTCAGGAACAAAGAGACCCCGGGGGCCTTGGTGCACTGCAAACGTTCGTTGCAGGACTGGGTGTGA